GAGTCCCGGACCGGGCGATGGTCGGAGAGAGGAGAAATACCGAGGGCAGGTACGTGATCCGTGGAAAGGGCCGAGCTGTCATGAACGCACGCATGCCGGAGACCGCGCTGGATCGCCGCTACAGCGAGCCGGAGGCCGAGGCGGTTCCCTGGCCGCAGGCCGAGAAGGCGCTGGCGGAGGCCGAGCTGTACTGGTGCACGACCGTACGGCCGGACGGCCGTCCGCACATGACCCCGCTCATCGGGATCTGGGGCGACGGCGCGCTCCACTTCACCACCGGCCCCGAAGAGCGCAAGGCGCGCAATCTCGCGCGGAACCCGCACTGCGTGCTGGCCGTCGGCGACGGCCGCTACGGTGCGGGCCTCGACCTCGCCGTGGAGGGCGAGGCCGTACGGGTCACGGACCTCGCGCGCCTGGCGGCCCTGGCCGAGGCATGGGTGGCCAAGTACGGCGAGGAATGGCGCTTCGCCGTTCGTGACGAGGCGTTCTGGCACGAGGGGGGCGGTCACGCCCACGTCTTCGCCGTCGCCCCTGATGCCGTCTTCGGCTTCGGCAAGTCCCCCTTCAGCCAGACCCGCTGGCGCTTTTGACTCGTTCCTCGCCGCGCAGGGGTGAGCGTCGAAGCGGTCGCGGTGAACCAACAGCCGTTGGC
This sequence is a window from Streptomyces sp. NBC_01775. Protein-coding genes within it:
- a CDS encoding pyridoxamine 5'-phosphate oxidase family protein is translated as MNARMPETALDRRYSEPEAEAVPWPQAEKALAEAELYWCTTVRPDGRPHMTPLIGIWGDGALHFTTGPEERKARNLARNPHCVLAVGDGRYGAGLDLAVEGEAVRVTDLARLAALAEAWVAKYGEEWRFAVRDEAFWHEGGGHAHVFAVAPDAVFGFGKSPFSQTRWRF